From Chaetodon auriga isolate fChaAug3 chromosome 10, fChaAug3.hap1, whole genome shotgun sequence, a single genomic window includes:
- the syt6a gene encoding synaptotagmin-6: MSPDREEYDMVCQRAVTLIVDLCLHNSTLLDQDTCQDYLFLLSSQNSDHKQLDASFGLLLGVFVVCGLALLGLLTFVSWKLGCVPWRTKAHFPSPALSPACGPEPCPLQPPPLLPSPQQPPVTMATEKVKDPMGSMGFLEAAVKISHTSPDIPTDVQLSMREHFLRRTQRMQRQTTEPASSTRHNSFKRHLPRQMQVGSLDLGNDYVVDKDEKTTSIGRIQPELYQQKTLESEDSSKNGSSKNCGSINFSLKYDYENEALIVNILKAVDLPAKDLCGTSDPYVKVYLLPDRKKFQTRVHRKTLNPTFSESFQFPVPYDELAARKLHMSVFDFDRFSRHDMIGEVVLDNLFETSDLSRETNIWRDIQYATSESVDLGEIMFSLCYLPTAGRLTLTVIKCRNLKAMDITGYSDPYVKVSLICDGRRLKKKKTSIKKNTLNPTYNEAIIFDIPPDSMDHVSLHISVMDYDLVGHNEIIGVMRVGCNAEGLGRDHWNEMLAYPRKPIAHWHPLLESKKSEKEWKARTASFDSQGSCPSPRPPASP, from the exons ACGCTTCTTTTGGCCTCCTGCTCGGTGTGTTTGTGGTCTGTGGCCTCGCTCTGCTGGGCCTTCTTACATTCGTCTCCTGGAAGCTGGGCTGCGTGCCGTGGCGAACTAAGGCCCATTTCCCCAGCCCAGCCCTCAGCCCGGCCTGTGGCCCAGAGCCCTGCCCGCTGCAGCCGCCTCCCCTGCTTCCCAGCCCCCAGCAGCCACCGGTCACCATGGCGACAGAGAAGGTGAAGGACCCCATGGGCTCGATGGGTTTCCTGGAGGCAGCAGTGAAGATAAGCCATACATCTCCCGACATCCCCACCGATGTGCAGCTGTCCATGAGGGAGCACTTCCTGCGTCGCACGCAACGCATGCAGAGGCAAACCACTGAGCCGGCTTCCTCGACTCG GCACAATTCATTCAAAAGACACCTGCCCAGGCAGATGCAGGTTGGCAGCCTAGACCTGGGAAACGACTATGTGGTGGACAAAGACGAAAAGACCACCAGCATTGGTCGCATCCAGCCAGAGCTCTACCAACAGAAGACCCTGGAATCAGAGGATTCATCCAAGAACGGCAGCAGCAAAAACTGTGGCTCAATTAACTTCTCCCTCAAGTATGACTACGAAAACGAGGCCCTCATAGTCAACATCCTCAAGGCAGTAGACCTACCTGCCAAGGACTTATGCGGCACATCTGACCCGTACGTGAAGGTCTACCTGCTGCCCGACCGCAAGAAGTTCCAAACTCGCGTCCACCGGAAGACACTCAACCCCACCTTCAGCGAGAGCTTCCAGTTTCCTGTGCCTTACGATGAACTGGCAGCCAGGAAGCTCCATATGAGCGTCTTTGACTTTGACCGGTTTTCACGGCATGATATGATCGGGGAGGTGGTCCTGGACAACTTGTTTGAGACATCAGACCTCTCCAGGGAGACGAACATATGGAGGGACATCCAATATGCCACCAGT gaaAGCGTTGACCTTGGCGAGATCATGTTTTCACTATGCTACCTGCCCACCGCGGGCAGACTCACACTTACTGTCATCAAGTGCAGGAACCTCAAGGCCATGGACATCACCGGATACTCAg ATCCCTACGTCAAAGTGTCGCTCATATGCGACGGGAGACgtttgaaaaagaagaagacgagcATAAAGAAGAACACCCTGAATCCCACCTATAACGAGGCCATCATCTTTGACATCCCGCCGGACAGCATGGACCACGTCAGCCTGCACATCTCTGTCATGGACTACGATCT GGTAGGTCATAATGAGATCATTGGTGTGATGAGGGTTGGATGCAACGCCGAAGGACTTGGCAGGGACCACTGGAACGAAATGCTGGCCTATCCACGCAAGCCCATTGCACACTGGCACCCCCTGCTGGAGTCCAAGAAGTCTGAGAAGGAG TGGAAGGCGAGGACAGCCAGCTTTGACAGCCAAGGCTCCTGCCCCTCACCCCGGCCCCCTGCCAGTCCCTGA
- the olfml3a gene encoding olfactomedin-like protein 3B produces the protein MKPVLVLLVSTAWTFTGAQYYYQGLMDYLENRLLAIEDRMQFWHEQSHRYHTELQDIKKLTAETIDGLRNEHSTLFKDLEGASVRVDRVEREMDYVETRTSPRACANKADKVVEQGAWGLEESRGEEEEEEDWEELYSRVSDCVEIVSSIRSVKILKRVGSPKGMWTRDPRSSKVYIFNGTSGNSIYQFSSVRDFSRSPGVTGSRQIRLPSEFTGAGSAVYNGYLYYIQREADMDVQVVKYDLLSGSVTDIAMFPVESHASVYSLNPETVADLAADDEGLWLLYATSDSEPNINLAKMDPATLDIEQIWDTRCPRENAEAAFVICGTVYVVYNTRLASRSRVQCVFDVNDMVISEEAPLIYFPRRYGSHASLKYNPEEKQLYGWDDGYQIIYRLTMKRKLLV, from the exons ATGAAGCCGGTGTTAGTCCTCCTTGTTTCCACTGCCTGGACTTTCACTGGAGCCCAGTATTACTACCAGGGGCTGATGGATTATCTGGAGAACAGGCTGTTGGCTATTGAG GACCGAATGCAGTTCTGGCATGAACAATCCCATCGCtaccacacagagctgcaggataTCAAAAAGCTAACTGCTGAGACCATAGATGGGCTGAGGAATGAGCACAGCACGCTGTTCAAAGACCTTGAAGGAGCTTCAGTCCGAGTGGACAGGGTGGAGCGAGAGATGGACTATGTGGAGACCCGGACTTCCCCTCGGGCGTGTGCGAATAAAGCAGACAAGGTGGTGGAACAGGGAGCCTGGGGGcttgaggagagcagaggagaggaagaggaggaggaagactggGAGGAGCTGTACTCCAGAGTCTCTG actgtgtggAAATCGTCTCCAGCATCAGATCAGTGAAGATCCTGAAGAGAGTGGGCAGCCCCAAAGGCATGTGGACCAGAGACCCCAGATCTTCCAAGGTTTACATCTTTAATGGGACATCAGGAAACAGCATCTACCAGTTCAGCTCTGTGCGTGACTTTTCCCGCTCTCCGGGCGTCACCGGCAGCAGACAGATCAGGCTTCCCTCTGAGTTCACCGGCGCCGGCAGCGCCGTTTATAACGGCTACTTGTACTACATTCAGCGGGAGGCCGATATGGACGTGCAGGTGGTCAAATACGACCTGCTGAGTGGCTCTGTGACAGACATTGCCATGTTCCCTGTGGAGAGCCACGCAAGCGTTTACAGCCTCAACCCAGAAACTGTGGCGGACCTCGCCGCAGATGACGAGGGCCTCTGGCTGCTGTACGCCACCAGCGACAGCGAACCAAACATCAACCTTGCAAAGATGGATCCTGCCACGCTTGACATAGAACAAATCTGGGACACCCGCTGCCCAAGGGAGAACGCAGAGGCCGCCTTTGTCATCTGCGGGACCGTCTATGTGGTGTACAACACCCGCCTGGCCAGCCGGTCCAGGGTTCAGTGCGTGTTTGACGTCAACGACATGGTGATCAGCGAGGAGGCTCCCCTGATCTACTTTCCCAGGAGGTACGGATCCCACGCAAGTCTGAAATACAACCCAGAGGAGAAGCAGCTCTACGGCTGGGACGACGGCTACCAAATCATTTACAGACTGACCATGAAGAGGAAGCTCCTGGTCTGA